A stretch of Blautia liquoris DNA encodes these proteins:
- a CDS encoding KOW domain-containing RNA-binding protein, with protein MRDPSVGMFARSLAGHDKGRLYIIIKTDDEYLYLADGKNHTVLRPKKKKRKHIQHESELSEIIGERIAAKSPILDEDIIKAMKTKEV; from the coding sequence ATGAGAGATCCCAGCGTTGGCATGTTTGCAAGAAGCCTTGCAGGACATGATAAAGGAAGACTATATATTATCATTAAAACAGACGATGAGTATCTTTATCTGGCAGATGGAAAAAACCATACTGTGCTTCGTCCAAAGAAAAAGAAAAGAAAACACATCCAACATGAATCAGAGCTGTCTGAGATTATAGGTGAGAGGATTGCAGCAAAAAGCCCAATCCTTGATGAAGATATTATCAAAGCAATGAAAACCAAGGAGGTTTAA
- the rpmD gene encoding 50S ribosomal protein L30, producing MADKLKITLVKSTIGAIPKHKKTVEALGLRKLNKTVEMPDNPAVRGMIHQVSHLVKVEEA from the coding sequence ATGGCAGATAAATTAAAAATAACCTTAGTAAAGTCTACGATTGGTGCAATACCAAAGCATAAAAAGACTGTAGAAGCGCTGGGACTTAGAAAACTTAACAAGACAGTTGAGATGCCAGATAATCCTGCCGTACGCGGTATGATTCATCAGGTAAGCCATCTGGTTAAAGTAGAAGAGGCTTAA
- a CDS encoding type Z 30S ribosomal protein S14 gives MAKKSMKIKQQRAPKYSSRAYNRCRICGRPHGYLRKYGICRICFRELAYKGQIPGVKKASW, from the coding sequence ATGGCTAAAAAGTCAATGAAAATTAAACAGCAGCGTGCACCGAAATACTCTTCAAGAGCGTATAATCGCTGCAGAATATGTGGTCGTCCGCATGGATATTTAAGAAAATATGGAATCTGCAGAATTTGCTTCCGTGAGTTAGCATATAAGGGTCAGATCCCGGGAGTTAAAAAAGCGAGCTGGTGA
- the rplE gene encoding 50S ribosomal protein L5: MSRLHDSYNSEIVDALTKKFEYKNVMEVPKLSKIVINMGVGEAKENAKVLDAAVSDLTAISGQKPVLTKAKKSVANFKIREGMPIGCKVTLRGERMYEFLDRLVNLALPRVRDFRGVNPNAFDGRGNYALGIKEQLIFPEIEYDKVDKVRGMDIIFVTTAKTDEEARELLAQFNMPFAK; encoded by the coding sequence GTGAGTAGATTACATGACAGCTACAACAGTGAAATTGTTGATGCGTTGACAAAAAAATTTGAATACAAGAATGTTATGGAAGTGCCGAAACTTTCAAAGATCGTTATTAACATGGGTGTCGGTGAGGCAAAAGAGAATGCGAAAGTATTAGATGCTGCAGTCAGTGATCTGACAGCGATCTCAGGTCAGAAACCGGTTCTTACAAAAGCAAAAAAATCTGTTGCTAACTTTAAGATCAGAGAAGGAATGCCGATTGGATGCAAAGTTACCTTACGAGGTGAGAGAATGTATGAATTCCTCGATCGTCTGGTAAATCTTGCACTTCCTCGTGTTCGAGATTTCCGCGGTGTGAATCCTAATGCGTTTGACGGAAGAGGAAATTATGCCCTAGGTATCAAAGAGCAGTTAATCTTCCCTGAAATCGAATATGACAAAGTCGACAAAGTTCGTGGAATGGATATTATCTTCGTTACAACAGCGAAAACAGATGAAGAAGCTAGAGAATTATTGGCTCAGTTCAATATGCCGTTTGCTAAATAA
- the map gene encoding type I methionyl aminopeptidase — protein sequence MSVSIKNAREIELMRYAGHLLEKVHDELGQAIKPGMSTWDIDHLGEEIIRSFGCTPNFLNYEGYPASICVSVNQEVVHGIPKKNRILKEGDIVSLDAGLIYKGYHSDAARTHAVGEISDEAEKLIQVTEQSFFEGIRMAKAGNHLHQISAAIGNYAESFGYGVVRDLTGHGIGTHLHEDPMIPNFACKSRGIRLQPGMTLAIEPMITQESPEIYWLDDDWTVVTADGKLSAHYENTILITEDEPEILTLTHVR from the coding sequence ATGTCTGTATCTATTAAAAATGCCAGGGAAATTGAGCTGATGAGATATGCGGGACATCTGTTGGAAAAGGTCCATGACGAACTGGGTCAGGCTATTAAGCCGGGAATGTCAACCTGGGATATTGATCATCTAGGTGAAGAGATTATCCGCAGTTTTGGATGTACACCGAACTTCCTTAATTATGAAGGATATCCTGCATCTATTTGTGTATCAGTCAATCAAGAAGTTGTACATGGGATTCCAAAAAAGAATCGCATCTTAAAAGAAGGCGATATCGTAAGTCTTGATGCTGGCCTTATCTACAAAGGATATCATTCCGATGCCGCACGTACACATGCAGTAGGAGAGATCAGCGATGAGGCAGAAAAACTCATACAAGTTACAGAACAAAGCTTTTTCGAAGGAATCAGGATGGCAAAAGCAGGGAATCACTTGCATCAGATATCGGCAGCAATTGGTAATTACGCAGAAAGCTTTGGATACGGTGTTGTTCGAGATCTTACAGGTCATGGAATCGGTACACATCTTCATGAAGACCCGATGATTCCGAACTTTGCATGTAAGAGCCGTGGAATTCGTCTGCAGCCGGGCATGACACTTGCAATTGAACCTATGATAACACAGGAAAGTCCTGAAATTTACTGGTTGGATGATGACTGGACAGTTGTCACAGCAGATGGAAAACTCTCAGCACATTATGAGAATACAATTCTGATTACTGAGGATGAGCCTGAGATCCTGACTTTGACACACGTGAGGTGA
- a CDS encoding adenylate kinase, protein MKIIMLGAPGAGKGTQAEKIADRYHIPHISTGDIFRANISEGTELGKKVKKYIDQGQLVPDELTCDLVVDRISKSDAANGYVLDGFPRTIPQAKTLTDAMDERNEKIDYAISVEVPDKDIIERMSGRRVCPGCGATYHIKHQPPKQEGICDKCKKELAMRDDDQPETVKKRLKVYHEQTSPLIDFYRTQDVLYQVDGTTGIETVFCDIMKILGV, encoded by the coding sequence ATGAAGATCATTATGTTAGGTGCACCGGGTGCCGGAAAAGGAACTCAGGCTGAAAAAATAGCGGATCGATATCATATACCACATATCTCAACAGGGGACATATTCCGTGCGAATATCAGTGAGGGGACGGAACTTGGTAAAAAAGTAAAAAAGTATATTGATCAGGGACAGCTGGTTCCGGACGAACTGACTTGCGATTTGGTCGTGGACCGTATTTCAAAATCTGATGCGGCAAATGGTTATGTATTGGATGGATTTCCGAGAACAATTCCACAGGCAAAAACCCTCACGGACGCTATGGATGAGCGAAATGAAAAAATTGATTATGCAATCAGTGTAGAAGTGCCTGATAAGGACATCATAGAACGTATGTCAGGACGCAGAGTATGTCCCGGATGTGGTGCCACATATCATATCAAACATCAGCCGCCAAAGCAGGAAGGGATCTGCGATAAATGTAAAAAAGAGCTGGCGATGAGAGATGACGATCAGCCGGAAACTGTGAAAAAACGACTGAAAGTTTATCATGAACAGACCAGTCCGCTGATTGACTTCTATCGCACTCAGGATGTTTTATATCAAGTTGATGGTACAACTGGTATTGAAACGGTATTTTGCGATATAATGAAAATATTAGGAGTATAA
- the rpsH gene encoding 30S ribosomal protein S8, producing MTMSDPIADMLTRIRNANTAKHDTVDVPASKMKIAIADILVDEGYIAKYNIIDEGSFKTIHIVLRYGADKNEKIITGLKRISKPGLRVYVNKDQLPRVLGGLGIAIISTNKGVITDKEARKQNVGGEVLAFVW from the coding sequence ATGACAATGAGTGATCCTATTGCAGATATGCTTACAAGAATTCGTAATGCAAATACTGCAAAGCATGATACCGTAGATGTTCCGGCATCAAAGATGAAAATCGCTATTGCTGATATCCTTGTTGATGAAGGCTATATTGCCAAATATAACATTATTGATGAGGGAAGCTTTAAAACAATCCATATTGTGTTAAGATATGGTGCGGATAAAAATGAAAAGATTATTACAGGCTTAAAGAGAATTTCAAAGCCTGGACTTCGAGTATATGTTAACAAAGACCAACTTCCAAGAGTACTTGGTGGCCTGGGCATAGCAATTATTTCTACGAATAAAGGTGTCATCACAGATAAAGAAGCGAGAAAACAGAACGTCGGCGGAGAAGTACTTGCATTCGTGTGGTGA
- the rplF gene encoding 50S ribosomal protein L6, which yields MSRIGRQPVVVPDGVTVEIKENNDVIVKGPKGTLERSLPIEMEIKLEDGKVIVTRPNDQKKMKSLHGLTRTLISNMVIGVKDGFEKTLEVNGVGYRAAKQGKKLVLTLGYSHPVEMNDPEGLESIVDGNKITIKGTDKEKVGQYAAEIRDKRRPEPYKGKGIKYTDEVIRRKVGKTGKK from the coding sequence ATGTCACGTATTGGAAGACAGCCAGTTGTTGTTCCTGACGGCGTAACAGTCGAGATTAAAGAGAACAATGATGTAATAGTTAAAGGACCAAAAGGAACACTTGAGAGGTCCCTCCCAATTGAAATGGAAATTAAATTGGAAGATGGAAAGGTAATTGTTACCAGACCAAATGATCAAAAAAAGATGAAATCATTACACGGCTTGACCAGAACACTGATTTCAAACATGGTTATCGGTGTGAAAGATGGCTTTGAGAAGACTCTTGAGGTTAACGGTGTAGGTTATAGAGCTGCAAAACAGGGCAAGAAACTTGTACTAACATTAGGCTACTCTCATCCGGTAGAAATGAATGATCCAGAGGGATTGGAATCCATTGTAGACGGAAATAAAATTACCATAAAGGGAACCGACAAAGAAAAAGTAGGCCAATACGCTGCTGAAATCAGAGACAAGAGAAGACCCGAACCTTACAAGGGCAAGGGAATCAAGTATACTGATGAAGTGATCAGACGTAAAGTTGGTAAAACTGGTAAGAAATAA
- the rplR gene encoding 50S ribosomal protein L18 yields MINKVSRTQVRQKKHRRMRNHIAGTAAKPRLCVFRSNNHMYAQIIDDTVGSTLVSASTLQKDVKAELEKTNDVKAAAYLGSVIGKKAVDAGITEVVFDRGGFIYQGKVQALADGAREAGLKF; encoded by the coding sequence ATGATTAATAAAGTATCAAGAACGCAAGTTCGCCAGAAAAAGCATAGAAGAATGCGTAATCATATCGCTGGTACCGCTGCTAAGCCACGTCTTTGTGTGTTTAGAAGCAACAATCATATGTATGCTCAGATTATTGATGATACAGTTGGAAGTACTTTGGTTTCCGCTTCTACTCTTCAGAAAGACGTAAAAGCAGAATTAGAGAAAACCAATGATGTCAAAGCAGCAGCATATCTCGGCAGTGTAATAGGAAAAAAAGCGGTTGATGCAGGTATCACTGAAGTCGTTTTCGACAGAGGCGGTTTCATATATCAGGGTAAAGTTCAGGCATTAGCAGATGGAGCCCGCGAGGCAGGTCTGAAATTCTAG
- the rpsE gene encoding 30S ribosomal protein S5, protein MRHTIIDASQLELEEKVVSIKRVTKVVKGGRNFRFTALVVVGDHNGHVGAGLGKAAEIPEAIRKGKEDATKKLITVATDEYNSITHDVIGKYGSSNVLLKRAPDGTGVIAGGPTRAVIEMAGIKNIRTKSLGSNNKQNVVLAAIEGLSQLKTPEEVAKLRGKSVDEILA, encoded by the coding sequence ATGAGACATACAATCATTGATGCCAGCCAGTTAGAACTGGAAGAGAAAGTCGTATCTATCAAACGTGTTACCAAGGTTGTTAAAGGTGGTCGTAACTTCCGTTTTACTGCTTTAGTAGTAGTTGGTGACCACAACGGACATGTTGGCGCAGGTCTTGGAAAGGCAGCAGAAATTCCGGAAGCAATTCGCAAGGGAAAAGAAGATGCCACTAAGAAGTTGATCACTGTTGCTACAGATGAGTACAATAGTATCACACATGATGTTATCGGAAAATACGGCAGTTCCAACGTACTGCTTAAGAGAGCTCCCGATGGTACTGGAGTAATTGCAGGAGGACCTACACGTGCCGTAATAGAGATGGCCGGAATTAAGAATATTCGTACAAAGTCTTTAGGCTCGAATAACAAGCAAAATGTAGTTTTAGCGGCAATTGAAGGACTTAGTCAGTTAAAGACACCTGAAGAGGTAGCTAAACTCCGTGGAAAATCAGTTGATGAGATTCTGGCTTAA
- the secY gene encoding preprotein translocase subunit SecY: MFKTLRNAFKIKEIRKKIFYVLMMLVVIRFGSQLPVPGVNTAFFADFFKNNSNEAFSFLNAFTGGGFDNFSIFALSITPYITSSIIIQLLTIAIPSLEEMQRDGEDGRKKITALTRYVTVGLALFESVAMAVGFGNKGLLNDMTLINVIVAVASLTAGSAFLMWAGEQINDKGVGNGISMVLLINILSRIPTDMVTLFNKFIKGKTIAKGVLAGVIIFLIILVLTVFVLVLNGAERRIPVQYSKKMQGRRMVGGQSSNIPLKVNTAGVMPIIFTSSIMSFPGIIASFIGKANVGGWGGKVLGVLNSANWFKKDNMFNTIGLILYVVLVIFFAYFYTSITFNPLEVADNMKKQGGFIPGIRPGKATVEYLNSILNYVIFIGAAGLTIVAIIPFFFNGMFNATVSFGGTSLIIIVSVILETLKQVESMMQVRNYKGFLND, from the coding sequence ATGTTTAAAACATTAAGAAACGCATTTAAGATCAAGGAAATTCGAAAAAAAATATTTTATGTTTTAATGATGTTGGTTGTGATCCGTTTCGGGTCACAACTTCCAGTACCCGGTGTTAATACTGCTTTCTTTGCTGATTTTTTTAAGAATAACAGTAATGAAGCCTTCAGTTTTCTGAATGCATTTACAGGAGGAGGATTTGATAATTTTTCAATCTTTGCACTCAGTATTACACCTTATATTACATCCTCTATCATTATACAGCTTCTGACGATTGCCATCCCGAGCCTGGAAGAGATGCAAAGGGATGGAGAAGATGGAAGAAAAAAGATTACAGCACTTACGCGTTACGTTACAGTAGGGCTTGCTTTATTCGAATCGGTAGCTATGGCTGTCGGTTTTGGGAACAAAGGACTTCTGAATGATATGACGTTAATTAACGTAATTGTTGCCGTTGCATCTCTTACAGCCGGTTCAGCTTTCCTGATGTGGGCAGGAGAACAGATCAATGACAAAGGGGTCGGAAATGGTATCTCCATGGTCCTGCTTATTAATATCTTATCGCGAATACCGACAGATATGGTGACTTTGTTTAATAAGTTTATCAAAGGTAAAACTATTGCAAAAGGTGTTTTGGCAGGAGTTATTATATTCTTGATTATTCTTGTACTCACTGTTTTCGTTTTAGTGTTAAATGGTGCAGAGCGAAGGATTCCTGTCCAGTATTCTAAGAAAATGCAGGGAAGAAGAATGGTAGGCGGTCAGTCTTCCAATATTCCTCTGAAAGTCAATACAGCAGGAGTTATGCCAATTATCTTCACATCGTCAATTATGTCTTTCCCTGGAATTATCGCATCTTTTATCGGAAAAGCAAATGTAGGCGGATGGGGCGGAAAAGTTTTGGGTGTACTCAACTCCGCGAATTGGTTCAAAAAAGATAATATGTTTAATACGATTGGATTGATTCTCTATGTTGTATTAGTGATATTCTTTGCTTACTTTTATACTTCAATTACTTTTAATCCATTGGAAGTTGCAGATAACATGAAAAAACAAGGCGGTTTTATACCAGGCATTCGTCCGGGGAAAGCTACTGTCGAATATTTGAATTCAATCTTGAATTATGTTATTTTTATAGGTGCTGCAGGGCTTACAATTGTAGCAATCATACCGTTTTTCTTTAACGGCATGTTTAATGCAACCGTTTCCTTTGGCGGAACATCCCTTATTATTATAGTATCTGTCATACTGGAGACATTAAAACAGGTTGAATCTATGATGCAGGTTCGTAATTATAAAGGATTTTTGAACGATTAA
- the infA gene encoding translation initiation factor IF-1 has product MSKSDAIEVEGKVLEKLPNAMFKVELENKHVVLAHISGKLRMNYIRILPGDKVTIELSPYDLDKGRIIWRDK; this is encoded by the coding sequence ATGTCAAAATCAGATGCAATTGAAGTGGAAGGCAAAGTGCTCGAGAAACTTCCCAATGCTATGTTCAAAGTAGAACTGGAGAATAAGCATGTTGTCCTTGCTCACATCAGTGGAAAACTCCGTATGAATTATATCCGTATCCTTCCGGGAGACAAAGTGACCATTGAGCTGTCACCGTATGACCTGGATAAAGGACGTATTATCTGGAGAGATAAATAA
- the rplO gene encoding 50S ribosomal protein L15: MDLSNLQPAEGSRQSNMFRKGRGHGSGNGKTAGKGHKGQKARSGKGPRPGFEGGQMPLYRRLPKRGFKNINSKEIVGINVSALDRFEDGAEVTVASLVESGIVTNPKDGVKILGSGEISRKLTVKVNAFSESAKAKIEAAGGTAEVI; encoded by the coding sequence ATGGACTTATCAAATTTACAGCCTGCCGAAGGTTCCAGACAGAGCAATATGTTCCGAAAAGGCCGTGGACATGGATCGGGTAACGGAAAAACAGCCGGCAAGGGACATAAAGGGCAGAAAGCCCGTTCGGGAAAAGGACCGAGACCAGGCTTTGAAGGCGGACAGATGCCGTTGTACAGACGTCTTCCCAAGAGAGGATTTAAGAACATAAACTCTAAGGAGATTGTCGGCATTAATGTCAGCGCTTTAGATCGTTTCGAAGATGGCGCAGAAGTAACTGTAGCTTCATTAGTTGAGAGTGGGATTGTGACCAATCCAAAAGATGGAGTTAAGATCTTAGGTAGTGGTGAAATTTCCAGGAAACTGACAGTGAAAGTGAATGCCTTTAGTGAAAGCGCAAAAGCTAAGATTGAGGCAGCAGGTGGAACAGCCGAGGTGATCTAA